Proteins encoded together in one Bombiscardovia nodaiensis window:
- a CDS encoding methyltransferase: MSIHRGPLQAGEKVQLTDRKGKMLTVMLQAGAATQTDRGFLRHDTIIGQPEGSIVHTVSAQDMKRAREEAENESSESGRQQVNREAGEESSAFEAIEGGSKDAARKPWKSARSAGGWPYTVLRPRMVDFVLSMPRGAQIMYPKDIAQVLALGDIRKGMRVLESGAGSGAMSLALLDAIGATGELTTVEIRPEFARVAQGNATVYFGAQPEYWQLLVGDFDHVVPGLPEHSFDRIVLDMLDPWNRLKVAWQALAPGGVLTAYVTTTTQLSRLADALRASGAWTEPQIGESFERAWKVDGLAVRPQHQMIGHTGFLLVTRAMAPGNVALHKREHGNKDVYTDVDAPAHADQSTQPEGAPEELAGLELRDISDRKLRKVLRDLEEQEAQVQAARLDSEE, translated from the coding sequence ATGAGTATCCATCGCGGTCCATTACAAGCTGGCGAGAAGGTACAACTAACTGATCGCAAGGGCAAAATGCTGACCGTCATGCTTCAGGCAGGCGCGGCGACTCAAACTGACCGAGGATTCCTACGGCACGACACTATTATCGGCCAGCCTGAAGGCTCGATTGTTCATACTGTTTCAGCTCAGGATATGAAGCGAGCGCGCGAAGAAGCCGAGAATGAGTCCAGCGAATCTGGGCGGCAGCAGGTGAATCGGGAAGCGGGCGAAGAGTCGTCGGCCTTTGAAGCGATCGAAGGCGGGAGCAAGGATGCTGCTCGTAAGCCTTGGAAGTCGGCACGATCTGCGGGAGGCTGGCCCTATACCGTGCTCAGGCCGCGGATGGTGGATTTTGTGCTCTCTATGCCCAGGGGAGCGCAAATCATGTACCCCAAAGACATCGCCCAGGTTCTTGCACTGGGGGATATCCGCAAGGGTATGCGCGTGCTCGAGTCCGGAGCTGGATCGGGGGCTATGAGCCTGGCCCTGCTCGATGCCATTGGTGCGACCGGAGAGTTGACGACCGTGGAAATTCGGCCGGAGTTTGCTCGCGTCGCTCAGGGCAATGCTACCGTGTATTTCGGCGCTCAGCCTGAGTATTGGCAGTTGCTCGTGGGCGACTTCGACCATGTTGTTCCCGGCTTGCCCGAGCATTCGTTTGACCGCATAGTGCTTGACATGCTTGACCCCTGGAATCGGCTGAAGGTAGCCTGGCAGGCCCTAGCTCCTGGGGGTGTGTTGACTGCGTACGTGACGACGACAACTCAGCTCAGTCGATTGGCAGACGCCCTGCGAGCTTCGGGTGCCTGGACTGAACCGCAAATTGGTGAGAGTTTTGAACGCGCTTGGAAGGTTGACGGCCTGGCGGTGCGCCCCCAGCATCAGATGATCGGTCACACGGGCTTCTTGCTGGTCACGCGCGCCATGGCCCCTGGGAACGTGGCTTTGCACAAGCGGGAACACGGTAACAAGGATGTGTATACGGATGTAGACGCACCGGCACATGCTGACCAGTCTACTCAGCCGGAGGGCGCTCCCGAAGAGCTGGCAGGTCTTGAGCTGCGTGACATCTCCGACCGTAAGCTGCGTAAAGTACTGCGCGATTTAGAGGAGCAAGAGGCGCAGGTCCAGGCTGCTAGGCTGGATAGTGAAGAGTAG
- the hemN gene encoding coproporphyrinogen III oxidase produces the protein MTVDMTGGIPFELYVHVPFCLKRCGYCDFNTYTSTDLGAGASREHYADLVIQEMELTKRWQEAHGIEEPALSSIFFGGGTPTVLPAKDLVRIVRAAHAIWGIQTGAEITTEANPDTVDGSYLEELAAGGFTRVSFGMQSAVPHVLATLDRTHTPANVTADVRAAQRIGLECSVDLIYGTPGESLEDWRQSVNAALDLDLTHISAYALTLEPTTKMGRQVASGSLPNPDDDDEADKYELADALFHEAGFEWYEISNWAQPGHESRHNLGYWRNVDWAGIGPGAHSHYHRAIPASIRSESAECTSSLSWRKTGEVRARKHLGVSVELEPLLTSGDFGESAGNSAGESYGLRAWDIRHPKQWALALQAGREPWAGSESIGRDENLEECVMLGLRLREGLALGQVSQLFGRQLEAKAFAEQLPADLFTLHGDRLIATRRGRLLNDDLIAAVLDVV, from the coding sequence ATGACGGTAGATATGACGGGTGGAATACCCTTCGAGCTCTATGTTCATGTACCATTTTGCCTGAAACGCTGCGGTTATTGTGATTTCAACACGTACACGTCTACCGATTTGGGGGCGGGAGCAAGTCGGGAGCATTACGCGGATTTAGTCATTCAGGAGATGGAGTTGACCAAGCGCTGGCAGGAGGCGCATGGGATTGAGGAGCCTGCTCTCTCAAGTATATTCTTCGGCGGCGGCACACCCACCGTGCTGCCGGCTAAAGATTTGGTGCGTATAGTTCGTGCTGCGCATGCCATCTGGGGAATACAGACCGGTGCCGAAATTACTACCGAGGCTAATCCTGATACCGTCGACGGCTCCTATTTAGAGGAGCTGGCTGCTGGCGGTTTTACCCGCGTTTCGTTTGGCATGCAGTCAGCCGTGCCGCACGTGTTAGCGACCTTGGACCGTACGCATACACCCGCCAATGTGACGGCGGATGTTCGCGCTGCTCAGCGCATCGGCTTGGAGTGCAGTGTTGACTTGATTTACGGGACGCCCGGTGAGAGCTTGGAGGACTGGCGGCAGAGCGTGAACGCAGCTCTTGACTTGGATTTGACGCATATTTCAGCGTATGCGTTGACACTTGAACCGACTACGAAAATGGGGCGGCAAGTAGCCTCTGGCAGCTTGCCAAATCCTGATGACGATGATGAAGCGGACAAGTATGAGCTGGCCGACGCGCTGTTTCATGAGGCAGGGTTTGAGTGGTATGAAATTTCGAACTGGGCTCAACCAGGCCACGAGTCTCGGCACAACTTAGGGTACTGGCGCAATGTGGATTGGGCCGGCATAGGTCCCGGGGCGCATTCGCACTATCACCGTGCAATACCGGCCTCTATCCGGTCGGAATCCGCTGAGTGCACGAGTAGTCTTTCATGGCGCAAGACCGGCGAGGTTCGGGCAAGGAAACATTTAGGAGTATCGGTAGAATTGGAACCTCTCTTAACCAGTGGAGACTTCGGCGAGTCAGCTGGCAATTCTGCTGGGGAATCGTATGGTCTGAGGGCTTGGGATATCAGGCATCCCAAGCAGTGGGCTCTGGCCCTTCAAGCTGGGCGTGAGCCCTGGGCGGGGAGCGAAAGTATTGGCAGAGACGAGAATTTGGAAGAGTGCGTCATGCTGGGACTACGCTTGCGGGAAGGGCTTGCTCTGGGGCAAGTATCACAGCTTTTCGGTCGGCAATTGGAGGCGAAAGCGTTTGCGGAGCAGCTTCCAGCGGATTTGTTTACCCTGCACGGCGACCGCCTGATAGCAACCAGGCGGGGGCGTTTGCTGAACGACGATTTAATCGCAGCTGTATTGGATGTGGTGTGA
- the lepA gene encoding elongation factor 4 gives MVTFTNQPGYTDQALIRNFCIIAHIDHGKSTVADRILQLSGVVPQREMHDRYLDRMDIEQERGITIKSQAVRVPWSKGGTEYTLGMIDTPGHVDFTYEVSRALEACEGAVLLVDATQGIEAQTLSNLYMAIDHDLTVIPVLNKIDLPSAEPDRHAEELANLLGCDSSEIMRVSGKTGEGVRELLDRIVDEVPAPSGDPEAPARALIFDSVYDSYRGIVTYIRMVDGELKARQKIRMMSLGTVHDPIELGVISPDMISTRALGAGEVGYVITGVKDVAQSKVGDTITAEADPAREALPGYRDPQPMVYSGLFPIDNAKFPELREALDKLKLNDAALVYEPETSVALGFGFRCGFLGLLHMEIVNERLSREFGLDLISTAPNVTYRVTMEDGSQHVVKNPSEFPDGKIKRIVEPLVAADIITPKEFIGSVMELCQDHRGQMGTMEYLSPERVEMHYKIPLAEIVFDFFDQLKSRTKGYASLDYHEAGEQSADLVKVDILIQSEKIDAFSAIVHRDKAYTYGVMMTKKLRELIPRQQFEIPIQAAIGSRIIARETIRALRKDVLAKCYGGDITRKRKLLEKQKAGKKRMKMLGHVEVPQEAFIAALSTGEAEDRDSKDKIRAAQKAQ, from the coding sequence GTGGTTACCTTCACAAACCAGCCGGGATACACTGACCAGGCGCTGATTCGCAACTTTTGCATCATTGCGCACATAGACCACGGCAAGTCAACAGTGGCCGATCGCATCCTCCAGCTCAGCGGTGTCGTTCCCCAGCGCGAGATGCACGATCGTTACCTTGACCGTATGGATATTGAGCAGGAGCGCGGGATTACGATCAAGTCGCAGGCGGTGCGCGTTCCCTGGTCCAAGGGTGGTACTGAATACACGCTAGGTATGATTGATACGCCTGGACACGTTGATTTTACGTACGAGGTTTCGCGGGCGCTCGAGGCTTGCGAGGGCGCGGTACTCTTGGTCGATGCGACGCAGGGGATTGAAGCGCAGACGCTGTCGAACCTATACATGGCAATTGACCACGACTTAACGGTGATTCCGGTTCTAAATAAGATCGACTTGCCTAGCGCTGAGCCTGACCGTCATGCAGAAGAACTCGCCAATCTTCTGGGCTGTGACAGCAGTGAGATTATGCGTGTTTCAGGGAAAACGGGCGAAGGTGTGCGCGAACTGCTCGACCGTATAGTTGACGAGGTACCCGCTCCCTCGGGCGACCCGGAGGCACCCGCGCGTGCGCTCATTTTTGACTCGGTGTATGACTCTTACCGGGGAATTGTAACTTATATTCGTATGGTTGACGGCGAGCTAAAAGCCCGGCAAAAAATCCGTATGATGAGCCTGGGCACCGTACACGACCCGATAGAGTTGGGCGTTATCAGCCCGGATATGATCTCCACTCGGGCCCTGGGCGCAGGCGAAGTAGGGTATGTTATCACCGGGGTCAAGGATGTGGCGCAGTCGAAAGTTGGCGACACCATAACCGCGGAAGCCGATCCTGCGCGAGAAGCTTTGCCGGGCTACCGCGACCCGCAACCAATGGTCTATTCAGGGCTTTTTCCTATTGACAACGCAAAGTTTCCGGAGCTGCGCGAGGCTCTTGATAAGCTCAAGCTCAACGACGCAGCACTGGTGTACGAGCCTGAAACTTCCGTGGCGCTCGGTTTTGGCTTCCGCTGTGGGTTCCTGGGGTTGCTGCACATGGAGATCGTTAATGAGCGACTCAGCCGTGAATTTGGGCTTGACCTGATTTCGACCGCTCCGAACGTGACCTACCGGGTGACTATGGAGGACGGCAGTCAGCATGTTGTTAAGAATCCCAGCGAATTCCCAGACGGCAAGATTAAGCGGATTGTCGAGCCTCTCGTGGCTGCGGACATTATCACTCCTAAGGAGTTTATCGGTTCCGTTATGGAACTGTGCCAAGACCACCGTGGGCAGATGGGCACTATGGAGTATCTAAGCCCTGAGCGGGTGGAGATGCATTACAAGATACCCCTTGCCGAGATTGTGTTTGACTTTTTTGATCAGCTCAAGAGCCGGACGAAGGGGTACGCGAGCCTTGACTATCACGAGGCAGGCGAGCAGTCGGCGGACTTGGTAAAGGTAGATATTCTCATTCAGTCAGAGAAAATTGACGCTTTTAGCGCTATTGTTCACCGTGATAAGGCCTACACCTACGGCGTAATGATGACGAAAAAATTGCGGGAGCTGATCCCTCGGCAGCAGTTCGAAATTCCTATTCAGGCGGCTATTGGGTCGCGTATTATCGCGCGCGAAACGATTCGGGCCTTGCGTAAGGATGTGTTGGCGAAATGTTACGGCGGTGATATTACGCGCAAGCGCAAGCTGCTTGAGAAGCAGAAGGCCGGTAAAAAGCGCATGAAAATGCTGGGCCACGTTGAGGTTCCGCAGGAGGCGTTCATTGCTGCGCTCAGTACTGGCGAGGCTGAGGATCGGGACAGCAAGGATAAAATTCGAGCTGCGCAGAAGGCTCAGTAA
- the rpsT gene encoding 30S ribosomal protein S20 has product MANIKSQKKRIRTNEAAHLRNKEVKSAIKTSVRSVRKAISDGDKEGAQSAFAVAARRLDKAAGKGVIHRNQAANRKSGLATAINAM; this is encoded by the coding sequence TTGGCAAACATTAAATCGCAGAAGAAGCGGATTCGCACCAACGAGGCAGCGCATCTACGCAATAAGGAAGTTAAGAGCGCCATCAAGACTTCCGTTCGTTCCGTCCGCAAGGCCATTAGCGATGGCGATAAGGAAGGTGCTCAGTCAGCTTTCGCAGTAGCTGCCCGCCGTCTCGATAAGGCTGCCGGTAAAGGTGTCATCCACCGCAACCAGGCCGCTAATCGCAAGTCCGGCTTAGCAACTGCTATCAACGCTATGTAA
- the ilvE gene encoding branched chain amino acid aminotransferase encodes MTAQTHHDPTSLNNLAATFPVEANVHPTSDEQREALIDKPAFGQLFSDNMVRMTWEQDTGWSQRKVMPYGPLQLDPAAAVLHYAQEVFEGLKAYYHSDGSIWLFRPDANAERFQNSARRLSLPPLSTDDFLGSVAALVQRDVTWVPRRREYTLYLRPFMFASEPYLGVRAPHQVDYCVIASPSGPYFTGGVKPVSIWVENRWFRTGPGGTGFAKCGGNYAASLVGEGRGSEHGCEQVCFVDAATGTYLEELGGMNMFIVHKDGHLETPSLTGSILPGVTRRSLIELAGDEGHEVVESMIKMSDLLEDIRSGEVTEVFACGTAAIITPISRLVSDEFDVSLGEGQPGQLTMHLRERLLGIQLGEVEDTHDWMWRVC; translated from the coding sequence ATGACCGCTCAAACACATCATGACCCAACTTCGCTCAATAACCTTGCAGCTACTTTTCCGGTAGAAGCCAATGTTCACCCTACTTCTGACGAACAGCGAGAGGCTCTGATTGACAAGCCTGCTTTCGGGCAGCTTTTTTCTGACAACATGGTCCGCATGACTTGGGAGCAGGATACAGGATGGTCGCAGCGCAAGGTAATGCCGTATGGACCTCTACAGCTTGATCCAGCTGCAGCTGTCTTACACTATGCGCAGGAAGTGTTTGAGGGGCTGAAAGCGTATTATCACAGCGACGGGTCGATTTGGCTGTTCCGGCCTGACGCTAATGCTGAGCGTTTTCAGAATTCGGCTCGTCGGCTTTCACTGCCGCCCTTGAGTACGGACGACTTCCTTGGATCGGTCGCGGCATTGGTGCAACGCGATGTGACGTGGGTGCCGAGGCGGCGGGAGTACACGCTATATCTGCGGCCATTTATGTTCGCTTCCGAGCCCTACCTGGGTGTGAGAGCTCCGCATCAGGTTGACTACTGCGTGATAGCTTCGCCGTCAGGCCCGTACTTTACAGGTGGGGTAAAACCGGTGAGTATCTGGGTAGAGAATCGTTGGTTTAGGACGGGGCCAGGCGGCACAGGCTTCGCTAAGTGTGGTGGCAATTATGCGGCTTCGTTAGTTGGCGAGGGGCGCGGGTCGGAGCATGGCTGCGAGCAAGTTTGTTTTGTAGATGCTGCGACAGGCACCTATCTTGAGGAACTTGGTGGCATGAATATGTTCATTGTTCATAAGGATGGGCATTTGGAGACGCCAAGTTTGACTGGATCAATACTGCCAGGTGTGACGCGGCGATCACTCATTGAGCTGGCGGGCGACGAAGGGCATGAAGTCGTTGAGTCAATGATAAAGATGAGCGATTTGCTTGAGGATATCCGCTCTGGTGAAGTGACAGAAGTGTTTGCCTGCGGTACAGCTGCCATCATCACACCCATCAGTCGACTAGTTTCTGACGAATTCGACGTGAGCCTCGGCGAGGGTCAACCCGGTCAATTGACAATGCACTTACGCGAGAGGCTCTTAGGCATCCAACTTGGGGAAGTAGAAGACACGCATGACTGGATGTGGCGAGTCTGCTGA
- the rplY gene encoding 50S ribosomal protein L25 encodes MANTITLEGQVRDEFGKGAARRMRVAQQIPATIYAGGAEPAFLKLPMKETTLALRRANALFTLKFGSESKMAVVKDVQRNPVKRQVEHIDFYEVRAGEKVVVDVPVFISGETKGAAVAFIDIQNLQVRADVTNLPERIDISVEGMADGEKVLAKDLKLPEGAELIIDDPEDSVVTVEVPKEESVETPVSAVAAEGEAAPAADAAAEAPADGDKAE; translated from the coding sequence ATGGCAAACACAATTACTCTCGAGGGCCAGGTTCGTGACGAATTTGGTAAGGGTGCGGCCCGCCGTATGCGGGTGGCTCAGCAAATTCCAGCAACGATTTACGCTGGTGGCGCTGAACCCGCTTTCCTTAAGCTGCCTATGAAGGAAACGACCTTGGCTCTGCGCCGCGCCAATGCCCTGTTTACGCTCAAGTTCGGTTCTGAGAGCAAGATGGCTGTGGTCAAGGACGTGCAGCGTAACCCTGTTAAGCGTCAGGTTGAGCATATTGACTTCTATGAGGTGCGCGCTGGCGAAAAGGTCGTCGTTGATGTACCGGTCTTCATTAGTGGCGAGACCAAGGGTGCTGCCGTGGCATTCATTGACATTCAGAACCTACAGGTGCGTGCGGATGTTACCAACCTGCCTGAGCGCATTGACATCAGCGTTGAGGGTATGGCCGATGGCGAGAAGGTTCTGGCCAAGGATCTGAAGCTGCCCGAGGGCGCTGAACTGATTATCGATGACCCCGAAGATTCTGTGGTCACTGTTGAAGTGCCGAAGGAAGAGTCTGTTGAAACACCGGTTAGCGCCGTTGCTGCTGAAGGCGAAGCTGCGCCTGCTGCCGATGCTGCCGCAGAGGCTCCCGCCGATGGTGACAAGGCCGAGTAA
- a CDS encoding phosphoglycerate mutase — translation MQEGQAPSIQGAGSIILVRHGQTDYNAAGKMQGQIDIPLNATGLWQARQSAQALSQEYILGHPERKQIVVASDLSRAYKTAQVFARPLGLAVETDPRARERSFGQWEGLRAADVKERWPEDYRSWMLSDGGELKHGAESKEAVGQRGLGLLADWSSRAGRDTDLFVFSHGSWIVQTVQALFGFKGLAVQAANFGSLRNAHWVRLVAQPVVDGRVMWKLTDFNRGPSTAQVGDWNRPDESMLP, via the coding sequence ATGCAGGAGGGGCAGGCTCCCAGCATTCAGGGTGCCGGTTCCATTATTCTGGTACGCCACGGCCAAACTGACTATAATGCAGCAGGTAAGATGCAGGGGCAGATTGACATACCGCTCAATGCTACGGGACTGTGGCAAGCCCGGCAGAGTGCGCAGGCGCTCAGTCAGGAGTACATACTCGGGCATCCTGAGCGCAAGCAGATTGTCGTCGCTTCTGACCTGTCCCGCGCTTACAAAACCGCACAGGTGTTCGCTCGACCATTGGGGCTCGCGGTTGAAACCGATCCGCGGGCCCGTGAGCGCAGTTTTGGGCAGTGGGAGGGCTTGAGAGCTGCAGATGTCAAGGAGCGCTGGCCTGAGGACTATCGCTCTTGGATGCTTTCTGACGGCGGTGAACTCAAGCACGGTGCTGAGTCGAAAGAGGCTGTTGGACAGCGCGGGCTTGGGCTCTTGGCCGACTGGAGCTCACGAGCCGGTAGGGACACGGATCTTTTCGTCTTTTCCCATGGTTCCTGGATTGTCCAGACCGTTCAAGCACTATTTGGCTTCAAGGGGCTGGCGGTACAGGCAGCCAACTTTGGCTCCTTGCGCAATGCCCACTGGGTTCGGTTAGTGGCCCAGCCAGTGGTGGATGGCCGTGTGATGTGGAAGCTCACCGATTTTAATCGGGGACCGAGCACAGCTCAGGTGGGGGATTGGAATCGTCCAGACGAGTCTATGCTGCCGTAA
- the rsfS gene encoding ribosomal silencing factor RsfS yields MPALQSSIDAVQVAAKAANDAKGLDIVAFDVSEPIAITDAFLVASGDNERHVLAIADSIERALHTQFGLNPASREGLEEAKWILLDYSDFVIHIMHKDARKFYDMERLWKDCPPVDLGLDHPLFTTDAAANSSQSA; encoded by the coding sequence GTGCCAGCACTACAGAGTTCAATAGACGCAGTACAAGTAGCTGCAAAAGCGGCCAATGACGCCAAGGGGCTGGATATCGTAGCCTTCGACGTGAGCGAGCCCATAGCTATTACCGATGCATTCCTTGTTGCAAGCGGCGACAATGAACGGCACGTACTGGCAATAGCAGACAGTATTGAGCGTGCACTCCATACTCAGTTCGGGCTCAATCCTGCTTCGCGCGAAGGCTTGGAAGAGGCTAAGTGGATTTTGTTGGATTACTCTGATTTCGTTATCCACATTATGCACAAAGACGCTCGAAAGTTCTACGATATGGAGCGCCTGTGGAAGGATTGCCCGCCTGTTGATTTGGGCCTTGATCATCCGCTCTTCACCACAGACGCAGCGGCGAACTCTTCCCAGAGCGCTTGA
- the glmU gene encoding bifunctional protein GlmU translates to MRSKKPKVLHELAGKTFLQRVMSSVGHLQPQILSLVVRYQAQRVAQAARSYNPDVQIVEQDDIAGTGRAVQCALNALQSRLDADSTVLIAASDMPLLDASTLQGLLDFHRSQSDSATVLTTSLSNPDGYGRIIRDQDGQVLRIVEQKDATGTELAVQEVNTSVYVFNVGVLTSAIAGLNDQNVQGEFYLTDALEAARSLGRVGAYSAPDPLSVEGVNDRLQLSHLSKAHNRRICESWMKQGVTILDPETTWIEDDVELEQDALVLPGSVLQGHTTVASEAVIGPYTTLIDAVVGQGAKVERSRVEKTTIGAEASIGPWTYLRPGNELAEGTKAGAFVEMKKAHIDQGTKVPHLSYIGDTHIGPGSNVGGGTITANYDGVHKNATQIGAGVHVGAGNLFVAPVSVGDGVTTGAGSVIRHEVPADAMVYSENTQHVVEQWKPAWLRKDGNAES, encoded by the coding sequence ATGCGTTCCAAAAAGCCGAAAGTGCTGCATGAATTAGCAGGGAAAACTTTCCTGCAACGGGTCATGAGCTCGGTTGGACACCTGCAACCGCAGATTCTCTCCTTGGTGGTACGCTATCAGGCGCAGCGTGTTGCCCAGGCGGCACGCTCTTACAATCCAGATGTGCAAATCGTTGAGCAGGATGATATTGCCGGAACAGGCAGGGCTGTGCAGTGCGCGCTCAATGCCTTGCAATCTCGTTTGGACGCGGATAGCACGGTCTTGATTGCGGCCTCCGACATGCCCCTTCTCGATGCTTCGACCCTGCAAGGGCTTCTCGATTTCCACAGGAGTCAATCCGACAGCGCCACCGTGCTGACCACGAGCTTGAGCAACCCCGACGGATATGGGCGCATTATTCGTGACCAAGACGGTCAAGTGCTGCGCATTGTCGAGCAAAAAGATGCGACAGGCACCGAACTGGCTGTGCAGGAAGTGAACACGTCGGTCTACGTTTTTAATGTCGGTGTATTAACGAGCGCTATTGCTGGACTCAACGATCAAAACGTGCAGGGGGAGTTTTACCTGACCGACGCGCTGGAGGCTGCCCGCTCCTTAGGACGAGTGGGAGCCTACTCTGCTCCGGATCCTTTAAGCGTTGAGGGTGTGAACGACCGACTACAACTCTCCCACCTGTCCAAAGCGCACAATCGGCGAATCTGCGAGAGCTGGATGAAACAGGGCGTTACGATCCTAGACCCGGAGACGACCTGGATTGAGGACGACGTGGAACTGGAGCAAGATGCTCTGGTCCTGCCAGGCTCAGTCTTGCAAGGGCATACGACGGTGGCCAGCGAGGCTGTTATTGGCCCCTACACTACCTTAATTGATGCCGTGGTGGGGCAGGGGGCGAAGGTAGAGCGCTCCCGCGTTGAGAAGACCACCATCGGTGCTGAGGCGTCAATTGGCCCATGGACTTACTTACGCCCAGGCAACGAGCTCGCTGAAGGTACGAAGGCCGGCGCTTTTGTGGAGATGAAGAAGGCGCATATTGACCAGGGAACCAAGGTGCCTCACTTGAGCTACATCGGCGACACACATATTGGGCCTGGCAGCAATGTGGGTGGCGGCACTATTACGGCCAACTACGATGGTGTGCATAAGAACGCCACGCAGATAGGAGCCGGAGTGCATGTGGGGGCAGGAAATCTCTTTGTAGCCCCAGTGAGCGTGGGGGATGGGGTGACCACGGGCGCAGGTTCGGTGATTCGTCACGAAGTACCCGCCGACGCTATGGTCTACTCTGAGAATACGCAACATGTGGTGGAGCAGTGGAAGCCAGCTTGGCTTCGAAAAGATGGTAATGCAGAAAGTTAA
- a CDS encoding acid sugar phosphatase — MAVKTIETWLTDMDGVLVHENTALPGAAEFIETLKQNNRRFLVLTNNPIYTPRDLSARLGRSGIDVPEENIWTSALATADFCARTIPRGSAYVIGEAGLTTALHEAGYILSDTDPDYVILGETRTYSFESITTAIRLILGGARFICTNPDATGPSDSGILPAAGSVAALVTKATNREPYFVGKPNPIMFRTALNRVGGHSETTAMIGDRMDTDVVAGVEAGLNTFLVLTGITHRKQVETFPFRPDQVVDSIQDLIPIAQTGEVEI; from the coding sequence TTGGCAGTCAAGACGATTGAGACCTGGCTTACAGATATGGACGGTGTTCTCGTGCATGAGAACACCGCGCTGCCGGGTGCAGCGGAATTTATTGAAACCTTAAAGCAGAATAATAGGCGTTTTCTGGTACTGACCAACAATCCCATTTACACCCCCCGTGATCTCTCCGCCCGGCTTGGGCGTTCGGGCATTGATGTGCCAGAGGAAAACATTTGGACTTCGGCCCTGGCGACAGCGGACTTTTGCGCCCGCACCATTCCTCGTGGTTCAGCTTATGTCATCGGTGAGGCGGGACTGACGACAGCCTTGCATGAGGCGGGCTATATCCTCTCCGACACAGACCCTGACTATGTGATTTTGGGGGAGACGCGGACCTACTCCTTCGAGTCGATTACTACGGCTATCCGTCTGATTCTGGGGGGTGCCCGCTTTATCTGCACGAACCCCGATGCCACAGGCCCCAGTGACTCCGGCATTTTGCCAGCTGCTGGTTCAGTTGCGGCTCTGGTGACGAAGGCCACCAACCGGGAGCCCTACTTCGTAGGCAAGCCGAATCCTATTATGTTCCGCACGGCCCTGAACCGGGTTGGCGGTCACTCGGAGACGACCGCTATGATTGGCGACCGCATGGATACCGATGTTGTGGCAGGTGTGGAGGCTGGTCTCAATACCTTCCTGGTACTCACCGGCATCACCCATCGCAAGCAAGTCGAAACCTTCCCCTTCCGGCCGGATCAGGTTGTTGACTCCATCCAGGATTTGATTCCTATCGCACAGACTGGGGAAGTGGAAATTTGA